In Pseudomonas fluorescens, the following are encoded in one genomic region:
- a CDS encoding DUF1120 domain-containing protein — translation MKKYFAALSTTALICAAPHALAASHTDLTVTGSITPAACDISLASGGIVDIGKKSVNDLHSTNNTLINTTAMQLTMACSESMLFMLNPIDNRPNTAAGGGNYFGVGLTPSNEKLGFFDIKIKESKADTNLVQAIGSTDGGANWIKQDNIMKGNQSSVAATSDHSTRIDVKDLTMDLEINTYIAGTNNLTIDREVPIDGLATIEVWYK, via the coding sequence ATGAAAAAGTACTTTGCAGCACTTTCAACCACCGCACTGATCTGCGCCGCACCGCATGCCCTTGCGGCGTCGCATACTGACCTGACTGTCACGGGCAGCATCACGCCGGCCGCTTGTGATATCAGCTTGGCTAGTGGGGGGATTGTCGACATCGGCAAGAAATCGGTGAATGACCTTCATTCCACCAACAACACCTTGATAAATACGACAGCGATGCAACTGACCATGGCGTGTAGTGAGTCGATGCTATTCATGCTTAACCCGATCGATAACAGACCAAATACTGCAGCAGGAGGAGGCAATTACTTTGGAGTGGGATTGACCCCTAGTAATGAAAAACTCGGCTTCTTTGATATAAAGATCAAAGAATCCAAAGCAGATACAAACCTGGTACAGGCGATTGGCTCTACTGATGGCGGGGCAAACTGGATCAAGCAAGACAACATAATGAAAGGCAATCAGTCATCGGTTGCCGCTACCAGTGATCACTCCACGCGAATTGACGTCAAGGATCTCACCATGGACCTGGAAATCAACACCTACATTGCCGGTACCAACAACTTGACCATAGACAGAGAAGTCCCTATCGACGGCCTCGCAACGATTGAGGTTTGGTACAAGTAA
- a CDS encoding DUF1120 domain-containing protein produces the protein MKNHFAALALTGLIGLAPHALAASSVELTVKGFITPLACTPSLSNSGLVDFGKVPRRDLNVDKRTRLRDQALDFSIQCTTPGRFALLMRDNREGSAIVNSQIYYGLDYDGSGNKIGLYSLNFNPENTVVDDLSQVFRTDSTTGGLAWSTSNDRTIPIAARSYLGFTDRAGSNAGPIEIRHLTSRVIVETVIAPTSELDLSTDVQIDGKATLEIVYL, from the coding sequence ATGAAAAATCACTTCGCAGCACTCGCGCTCACCGGGTTGATTGGCCTGGCGCCTCATGCCCTCGCCGCGTCGTCCGTTGAATTGACCGTCAAAGGCTTCATCACCCCACTGGCCTGCACACCCAGCCTGTCCAACAGCGGCCTCGTGGACTTTGGAAAAGTCCCCCGGCGGGATCTGAATGTCGATAAGCGCACGCGGCTGCGTGACCAGGCACTCGACTTCAGTATCCAGTGCACGACCCCCGGTCGCTTCGCCCTGCTCATGCGTGACAACCGCGAGGGCTCGGCCATCGTCAACAGTCAGATTTATTACGGTCTGGACTACGACGGCAGCGGCAACAAAATCGGCTTGTATTCATTGAATTTCAATCCTGAAAATACAGTCGTGGACGACCTGTCGCAGGTCTTTCGCACCGATTCGACCACCGGTGGCTTGGCCTGGAGTACATCGAACGACCGCACCATACCCATTGCTGCCAGGAGCTATCTGGGCTTCACCGACAGAGCAGGAAGCAACGCCGGCCCGATCGAAATCCGCCATCTGACGAGCCGGGTCATCGTCGAAACCGTTATTGCGCCAACCTCCGAGCTGGACCTGAGCACCGATGTACAAATCGATGGCAAGGCGACGCTGGAGATTGTTTACCTGTAG
- a CDS encoding fimbria/pilus outer membrane usher protein codes for MNTALIYRDGEAVPAIQAATRPRLLGRPAPLALLLTNALVILNAQGDVSLPTSFDKNTLLQRGIDPALATSLIHAPRFTAGKHPVTLTVNGQRHGRVDVSFNREGALCFDRALLDAASLNVPSRLLDDSQCHDFLGAWPQTVIEQDPANLALALIVPTDTIRSTARDFSGYRTGGFAGLLNYDVTGLHSRFGDRSSRYTAANTEIGFNAGDWIVRSRQVQSWQDERSRTTHIAAYAQRTFVSQEAVLQAGQINLYNPVLAGAQITGAQILNERALQVAGQNAVIEGVANSQAQVEIRQNGSLIHSTVVPAGPFALNNVRRLNSRSDVHVTVRETDGSERSFTISAAMLGIDLPAPGYSLAAGQVRSTGAEQGDDPWVISGGWSTAIAPQALFSAGLTGAADYRAAGVGVGLLPSPGTQVQATLSAADATGNKASQGLQADLNVTHRLSDQWAINGGSAYRTFGYRELEDTVFDRTSGSSQSRYRDQQSASFSWSHPELGTFSGGLSRSSTFDGQSSSRALASWGTRIASVSVSTTVEWQISGMNRADNSAYLNLSIPLGENRRARTWVRSSSGESRSGVGLSEQIGDQLAYRVGVERDTRDRQVQSTAGVSLLPRYTQLDLNYTRSDAERSSYQASARGGAVLHGGGLTLSPYPVSDTFALLSVGDMGAIKVTTPSGPVWTDWQGQAVIPQVAAYGRSKVEVDPKSLPRNVDIHNGLAMITAGRGAVDSVEFGVSLTRRALLKVTTANGVPLPRGAAVNTVDGEFITLVQDGGLVFLPNALDSRTLWVTAPGLERCELSFELPQDVDPQAYYETASAKCRAL; via the coding sequence ATGAACACAGCATTAATTTACCGTGATGGCGAAGCCGTGCCCGCCATTCAAGCCGCTACTCGCCCTCGTCTATTAGGGCGACCGGCCCCGCTGGCGCTGCTGCTGACCAATGCGTTGGTGATACTCAACGCCCAGGGAGATGTTTCCTTGCCTACTTCGTTCGACAAAAACACGTTGCTGCAGCGAGGCATTGATCCTGCGTTGGCCACGTCGCTGATTCACGCGCCGCGATTCACAGCCGGAAAGCACCCGGTCACCCTCACGGTCAATGGCCAGCGCCATGGTCGGGTAGACGTCAGCTTCAACCGCGAGGGAGCGTTGTGCTTCGATCGCGCCCTGCTTGATGCGGCCAGCCTGAATGTGCCCAGTCGGCTGCTGGATGACAGCCAGTGCCACGATTTTCTCGGCGCCTGGCCGCAGACCGTCATCGAACAGGATCCGGCGAACCTTGCTCTGGCATTGATCGTGCCCACCGACACAATACGTTCCACTGCCCGGGATTTTTCCGGGTATCGCACCGGCGGCTTCGCCGGCCTGCTCAATTACGACGTCACCGGTCTGCACAGTCGATTTGGCGATCGATCGAGTCGCTACACAGCGGCCAACACCGAAATCGGTTTTAACGCCGGGGACTGGATCGTGCGCAGTCGCCAGGTGCAGAGCTGGCAGGACGAGCGATCTCGAACGACTCATATCGCGGCATATGCCCAGCGCACGTTCGTCAGCCAGGAGGCCGTGCTGCAAGCGGGTCAGATCAACCTCTACAACCCGGTCCTCGCCGGCGCGCAGATCACCGGGGCGCAGATACTCAATGAGCGCGCCTTGCAGGTGGCAGGACAAAACGCCGTCATCGAAGGCGTTGCCAACAGCCAGGCGCAGGTCGAGATTCGGCAGAACGGCTCGCTGATTCATTCGACGGTGGTTCCCGCCGGCCCGTTTGCCTTGAACAACGTGCGCCGCCTCAACAGCCGCTCCGATGTGCACGTCACGGTCAGGGAAACCGATGGCAGCGAGCGCAGCTTTACCATTTCCGCGGCCATGCTCGGCATCGACTTGCCGGCGCCCGGTTATTCGCTGGCGGCTGGCCAGGTTCGCAGTACAGGTGCCGAACAGGGCGATGATCCTTGGGTGATCAGTGGCGGCTGGAGCACTGCAATCGCTCCGCAAGCGCTGTTCAGTGCAGGCCTGACCGGTGCGGCCGATTACCGCGCGGCAGGCGTCGGCGTGGGTCTGCTGCCCTCGCCCGGCACCCAGGTTCAAGCCACGCTTTCAGCTGCTGACGCCACTGGCAACAAGGCCAGCCAGGGACTTCAAGCCGACCTTAACGTCACCCACCGCTTGAGCGATCAATGGGCGATCAATGGAGGAAGCGCCTACCGAACCTTTGGTTACCGTGAGCTGGAAGATACGGTGTTCGACCGCACCTCCGGCTCCAGTCAATCCCGTTACCGCGACCAACAAAGCGCCAGCTTCTCCTGGTCGCATCCCGAGCTCGGCACTTTCAGTGGTGGTTTGAGCCGGTCAAGCACGTTTGACGGCCAAAGCAGCAGCCGCGCCCTCGCCTCTTGGGGCACCCGCATCGCCAGTGTTTCCGTGTCGACGACCGTCGAATGGCAGATCAGTGGCATGAACCGCGCAGACAACAGCGCCTACCTGAATCTAAGCATTCCTTTGGGGGAGAACCGCCGGGCGCGCACCTGGGTGCGCAGCTCTTCTGGCGAATCCCGCAGCGGCGTGGGCTTGAGTGAGCAAATCGGCGATCAGTTGGCGTATCGGGTCGGCGTCGAACGGGACACGCGCGACAGGCAGGTGCAATCCACCGCCGGTGTTTCGTTGCTGCCGCGCTACACCCAACTGGACCTGAATTACACCCGTTCCGATGCCGAGCGTTCCAGCTATCAGGCCAGCGCCCGAGGCGGTGCCGTGCTGCACGGTGGTGGCCTGACGCTGTCGCCTTACCCGGTGAGCGACACCTTTGCACTGCTTTCGGTCGGTGACATGGGTGCCATCAAGGTGACGACGCCCAGCGGCCCGGTCTGGACCGACTGGCAAGGTCAGGCAGTGATCCCGCAAGTGGCGGCTTACGGCCGCAGCAAGGTGGAAGTCGACCCCAAAAGCCTGCCGCGTAACGTCGACATCCACAACGGGCTGGCGATGATTACTGCCGGTCGCGGTGCCGTCGACAGCGTCGAGTTCGGCGTCAGCCTCACCCGCCGGGCATTGCTCAAGGTCACCACCGCCAACGGCGTGCCCTTGCCGCGCGGCGCCGCGGTGAACACCGTGGATGGCGAATTCATCACCCTGGTGCAAGACGGCGGCCTGGTGTTCCTGCCCAACGCCCTTGACTCCCGCACGTTGTGGGTCACCGCGCCGGGGCTGGAGCGCTGCGAACTGAGCTTCGAATTGCCCCAGGACGTCGACCCCCAGGCGTATTACGAAACCGCCTCCGCCAAGTGCCGAGCCCTATGA
- a CDS encoding amino acid ABC transporter permease — MSTHTFKPDMPPPNRSIGAVAWMRANMFSSWLNTLLTLFAFYLIYLVVPPILQWAILDANWVGTSQADCTKEGACWVFIQQRFGQFMYGYYPPVLRWRVDLTVWLAIVGVAPLFISRFHHKAVYGLSFLVLYPIIAWCLLHGGVLGLDAVATSQWGGLMLTLVIATVGIAGALPLGIVLALGRRSNMPAIRVVCVTFIEFWRGVPLITVLFMSSVMLPLFLPEGMNFDKLLRALIGVILFQSAYVAEVVRGGLQAIPKGQYEAAAAMGLGYWRSMGLVILPQALKLVIPGIVNTFIALFKDTSLVIIIGLFDLLNSVKQAAADPKWLGMATEGYVFAALVFWIFCFGMSRYSMHLERKLDTGHKR, encoded by the coding sequence ATGAGTACTCATACTTTCAAACCTGACATGCCGCCACCGAACCGCAGCATCGGTGCGGTGGCGTGGATGCGCGCGAATATGTTCTCCAGCTGGCTCAACACCCTGCTGACCCTGTTCGCGTTCTACCTCATCTACCTGGTGGTACCGCCGATCCTGCAGTGGGCGATCCTTGACGCCAACTGGGTCGGCACCAGCCAGGCCGACTGCACCAAGGAGGGCGCCTGCTGGGTGTTCATCCAGCAGCGTTTCGGCCAGTTCATGTACGGCTACTACCCGCCGGTACTGCGCTGGCGCGTGGACCTGACGGTGTGGCTGGCGATTGTAGGCGTGGCGCCGTTGTTCATCTCGCGCTTTCACCATAAGGCGGTGTACGGGCTGAGCTTCCTGGTGCTGTACCCGATCATTGCCTGGTGCCTGCTGCATGGCGGCGTATTGGGTCTGGATGCCGTGGCGACCAGCCAGTGGGGCGGCCTGATGCTGACCCTGGTGATCGCCACCGTCGGCATCGCCGGTGCATTGCCGCTGGGGATCGTCCTGGCGCTGGGCCGTCGCTCGAACATGCCGGCGATTCGCGTGGTCTGCGTGACCTTCATCGAATTCTGGCGCGGCGTGCCGTTGATCACGGTGCTGTTCATGTCCTCGGTGATGCTGCCGTTGTTCCTGCCTGAAGGCATGAACTTCGACAAGCTGCTGCGGGCGTTGATCGGCGTGATCCTGTTCCAGTCGGCCTACGTGGCTGAAGTGGTGCGCGGCGGTCTGCAAGCGATTCCCAAAGGTCAGTACGAAGCAGCGGCAGCGATGGGCCTGGGCTACTGGCGCAGCATGGGCCTGGTGATTCTGCCGCAAGCCCTGAAGCTGGTGATCCCCGGCATCGTCAACACCTTCATTGCGCTGTTCAAGGACACGAGCCTGGTGATCATCATCGGTCTGTTCGACCTGCTCAACAGCGTCAAGCAAGCCGCCGCCGACCCGAAATGGCTGGGCATGGCCACCGAAGGCTATGTGTTCGCCGCCCTGGTGTTCTGGATTTTCTGTTTTGGTATGTCGCGCTATTCCATGCATCTGGAACGCAAGCTCGACACTGGCCACAAGCGCTAA
- a CDS encoding S8 family serine peptidase, with product MSCSWGPPEGHWADPTDARHSQEFPLAASTRLAIEYAATKGRQGKGCVIFFGAGNGNESVDNDGYASHPMVIAVGACNDQNRRSAYSDYGKALWCCFPSGDQPHPDPKFKPATSVPQTRGIRTTDLSGRFADPINAAYTELFSGTSSACPGAAGVAALVLGVNPALDREQVRQLLADCCDKISHADDGPLGQYDPNGHSHYYGHGRLNALRAVQLALERGKTAG from the coding sequence ATTTCCTGCAGTTGGGGGCCGCCGGAAGGACATTGGGCTGACCCTACCGACGCGAGACACTCTCAGGAGTTTCCGCTGGCCGCGAGTACCCGCCTGGCCATAGAGTACGCCGCGACCAAGGGCCGCCAAGGCAAAGGCTGCGTCATCTTTTTTGGTGCCGGCAACGGCAACGAGAGCGTGGACAACGATGGCTATGCCAGCCATCCCATGGTTATTGCCGTGGGTGCCTGCAATGATCAAAATCGTCGCAGTGCCTACAGTGACTACGGTAAAGCACTGTGGTGTTGCTTTCCCAGCGGGGACCAGCCACACCCGGATCCAAAGTTTAAACCCGCCACTTCAGTCCCCCAGACCCGAGGCATTCGAACCACGGATCTGAGCGGCAGGTTTGCCGATCCGATCAATGCTGCTTACACCGAGTTGTTCAGCGGCACTTCCAGTGCCTGTCCTGGAGCCGCGGGCGTGGCAGCTCTGGTACTGGGGGTCAACCCGGCACTGGACCGCGAGCAGGTTCGACAGCTCCTCGCCGATTGCTGCGACAAAATCAGCCACGCCGACGACGGCCCCCTCGGTCAATACGACCCAAACGGCCACAGTCATTACTACGGTCATGGTCGTCTCAATGCCCTGCGGGCAGTGCAATTGGCACTGGAACGCGGCAAAACCGCAGGCTGA
- a CDS encoding DUF1120 domain-containing protein → MNPFGYWLPTLMSLAVSGFTSFASASADDCQFNLSQPLLDYGLMNRALRPDSAPERNLGERQLSLSLNCSHPTDMSLFYRALAENAERFHFAERGSYQIRIREAVLDGQPVAIGLIAGVGQSPAETASSLIWRPAHGIVPVLAGMPLQGRQFSAQLELTAWVQEQGLQVRDAVTWQASGVFDAVAIGRTPEITLRARFAPAACEPTLSDGGVVDFGTLSRNDLNTDTSTRLPPKSLTLSVSCDAPTAFALSMHDNRSGSATVSSDSDYGLGTDNRNNKIGMYSVSVEPTGARADSFASLYQTHSTTAGAAWNTSSINARSIGKTGYLGFTDTVGTGSGPIPIQNLSTTLTVDAVIAPTNSLDLSSAIDLDGAGTIEIIYL, encoded by the coding sequence ATGAATCCATTTGGTTATTGGCTGCCAACCCTCATGTCCCTGGCAGTGAGCGGATTCACCTCGTTCGCCTCGGCGTCCGCTGACGACTGCCAGTTCAACCTGAGCCAGCCATTGCTCGATTACGGGCTGATGAACCGGGCGCTTCGCCCCGATTCGGCCCCGGAGCGAAACCTGGGCGAGCGTCAGCTGAGTCTGAGCCTGAACTGCTCACATCCCACCGATATGAGCCTGTTTTATCGGGCCCTGGCCGAGAATGCCGAACGTTTTCACTTTGCTGAACGCGGCAGCTATCAGATTCGTATTCGTGAAGCGGTGCTGGATGGTCAACCGGTAGCGATCGGGTTGATTGCCGGAGTCGGTCAATCGCCCGCAGAAACGGCGTCGAGCCTGATCTGGCGACCGGCGCACGGGATCGTTCCCGTACTCGCCGGCATGCCATTACAGGGCCGTCAATTCTCGGCGCAGCTTGAGCTGACTGCGTGGGTTCAAGAGCAGGGGCTGCAAGTGCGCGACGCGGTCACCTGGCAGGCCTCCGGTGTATTCGATGCAGTGGCTATCGGGCGCACCCCGGAGATTACTTTGCGTGCCCGTTTCGCTCCGGCGGCCTGTGAGCCAACGCTGTCCGACGGTGGCGTGGTCGACTTCGGCACGCTGTCCAGAAACGACCTGAACACTGACACAAGCACTCGCCTGCCGCCCAAGTCCCTGACGTTGAGTGTCAGCTGCGATGCGCCCACCGCATTCGCCCTGAGCATGCACGACAACCGCTCAGGCTCGGCAACGGTCAGCAGCGACAGTGACTACGGTCTGGGCACCGACAACCGCAACAACAAGATCGGCATGTATTCAGTGAGCGTCGAACCGACCGGCGCCAGGGCCGACAGTTTTGCCAGCCTTTATCAAACCCACTCCACTACCGCTGGCGCGGCCTGGAATACGTCCAGCATCAACGCACGCTCAATCGGAAAAACCGGTTACCTGGGCTTTACCGACACTGTCGGCACTGGCTCGGGCCCGATCCCGATCCAGAACCTCAGCACTACCTTGACCGTCGACGCCGTCATCGCACCAACCAATAGCCTGGACTTGAGCAGCGCCATCGATCTCGATGGCGCGGGGACGATCGAAATTATTTATTTGTAA
- a CDS encoding CynX/NimT family MFS transporter, which produces MNLETESSMSTHHLSPSKRTAEIEELLIDAEADDEQVQQTHPVLRRPWLLLLGLILVALNLRPALSSMAPMLSEVSKSLGLSASAAGLLTTLPVLCLGLFAPLAPVLARRFGAERVVLGILLTLAGGIILRSSFGEIGLFAGSVLAGASIGVIGVLLPGIVKRDFPKQAGTMTGVYTMALCLGAAMAAGATVPLSEHFDKSWALGLGFWVIPAFAAALFWLPQVGQKHGAHNVAYRVRGLLRDPLAWQVTLYMGLQSSLAYIVFGWLPSILIGRGLTPTQAGLVLSGSVIVQLVSSLAAPWLATRGKDQRLAIVIVMALTLGGLFGCLYAPIEGLWGWAIVLGLGQGATFSLALTLIVLRSRDSHVAANLSSMAQGFGYTLASMGPFAVGIVHDRTGGWTAVGWIFGVIGLGAIIAGLGAGRSLYVQVQSEKV; this is translated from the coding sequence ATGAACCTTGAAACCGAGAGCAGCATGTCCACCCATCACCTTTCACCGTCCAAACGCACGGCGGAGATTGAAGAGCTGCTGATCGACGCCGAGGCCGATGACGAACAGGTCCAGCAAACCCACCCGGTTCTGCGCCGGCCGTGGTTGTTGCTGCTGGGCCTGATTCTGGTGGCGCTGAACCTGCGCCCGGCGCTGTCGAGCATGGCGCCGATGCTCAGCGAGGTCTCGAAGTCCCTTGGCTTGTCGGCGTCCGCGGCGGGATTGCTGACCACGTTGCCGGTGCTTTGCCTGGGCCTGTTTGCGCCGTTGGCACCCGTGCTGGCGCGGCGATTTGGTGCGGAGCGGGTGGTGCTGGGCATTCTGTTGACCCTGGCGGGCGGGATCATCCTGCGCAGTTCGTTCGGTGAGATCGGCCTGTTTGCCGGCAGTGTGCTGGCCGGTGCCAGCATCGGCGTGATCGGCGTGTTGCTGCCGGGCATCGTCAAGCGCGATTTCCCGAAACAGGCCGGGACCATGACCGGTGTCTACACCATGGCCCTGTGCCTGGGCGCGGCGATGGCGGCAGGTGCGACCGTGCCGCTCAGTGAGCATTTCGACAAGAGCTGGGCGTTGGGCCTCGGCTTCTGGGTTATTCCGGCATTTGCGGCGGCACTGTTCTGGTTGCCGCAAGTCGGCCAGAAACACGGCGCGCACAACGTCGCCTATCGCGTTCGGGGATTGCTGCGCGATCCGCTGGCCTGGCAAGTGACCTTGTACATGGGCTTGCAATCGTCCTTGGCCTACATCGTATTTGGGTGGTTGCCGTCGATCCTGATCGGACGTGGCCTGACCCCGACCCAGGCCGGACTGGTGCTGTCGGGTTCGGTGATCGTGCAACTGGTCAGTTCCCTCGCCGCGCCATGGCTGGCGACACGCGGCAAGGATCAGCGCCTGGCGATTGTGATCGTGATGGCCTTGACCCTCGGCGGCTTGTTCGGTTGCCTGTATGCGCCGATCGAAGGCTTGTGGGGCTGGGCGATCGTGCTCGGGTTGGGGCAGGGCGCCACTTTCAGTTTGGCGTTGACCCTGATCGTGCTGCGCTCGCGGGATTCCCACGTTGCGGCGAATCTGTCGAGCATGGCCCAGGGCTTCGGTTACACCCTGGCGTCCATGGGGCCGTTCGCGGTCGGTATCGTGCATGACCGGACCGGCGGCTGGACAGCCGTGGGCTGGATTTTTGGCGTCATTGGCCTCGGTGCGATCATCGCCGGGCTCGGTGCCGGCCGTTCGCTGTACGTTCAGGTACAAAGCGAGAAAGTCTGA
- a CDS encoding FadR/GntR family transcriptional regulator: MSEISPLVKRSLVDQALDQLRLRINQGVWVVGQRLPTEPELSAELGISRNTVREAMRVLAFSGLIEIRQGDGSYLRAVVDPLDTLKALSRCSLEQARETRHILEVEAIGLAAMRRTDEDLVALREALGVSGSHYHGDLDTYIACDLVFHRRLVDAAHNPTLSELYRYFSSVVGAQLRQTLSIVPRRQEVFDLHIDLLDAVEQRDPERAKALSRQLINEP; the protein is encoded by the coding sequence ATGTCTGAAATCTCTCCATTAGTAAAACGATCCCTGGTTGATCAGGCTCTGGACCAACTGCGCCTGCGTATCAACCAGGGTGTCTGGGTCGTGGGCCAGCGCCTGCCCACCGAGCCTGAGTTGTCCGCCGAGTTGGGCATCAGCCGCAACACCGTGCGCGAAGCCATGCGCGTGTTGGCGTTTTCCGGGTTGATCGAAATCCGTCAGGGTGATGGCAGTTACCTGCGGGCAGTGGTCGATCCACTGGACACGCTCAAGGCGCTATCACGCTGTTCTCTTGAACAGGCTCGCGAAACCCGGCACATCCTCGAAGTCGAGGCCATCGGCCTGGCAGCCATGCGCCGCACCGACGAAGACCTGGTGGCATTGCGCGAGGCCCTGGGTGTCAGTGGCAGTCACTATCACGGCGATCTCGATACCTACATCGCCTGCGATCTGGTGTTTCACCGCCGCTTGGTGGACGCCGCGCATAACCCGACCCTCAGCGAGTTGTATCGCTATTTCTCCAGCGTCGTCGGCGCGCAGTTGCGCCAGACCCTGAGCATCGTCCCGCGCCGCCAGGAAGTGTTCGACCTGCATATCGATTTGCTCGATGCCGTCGAGCAACGCGACCCGGAACGGGCCAAAGCCCTGTCGAGGCAGTTGATCAATGAACCTTGA
- a CDS encoding S8 family serine peptidase codes for MEEVIFGKKHSRRFLLEKDRQLLVVRSQAGSKLDETLRYEKARQALANSELVLHIEDADVQLFKLPDNSDVRQCKALLRELPDVRFAGSALVDPHTREPVFYTENIFLKFVDRLTATECLVILDELGLTIKQQAPYATNAFFVHPTHCRGTEVCSFTLQLLERQDVDYCHPEILRPGQRRAIHDNQWHLKRTTVTYQAQVDASANVEAAHALALGEGIVIAIIDDAFDIDHPEFAGTGKIIGAKNFDRRNASQDPRPKNPLERHGTAAAGVACANGEAGVSGVAPRASLMPLKLTRPLGTRAEADAFFLGRGPRGRYHFLQLGAAGRTLG; via the coding sequence ATGGAAGAAGTCATTTTCGGCAAGAAGCACAGCCGCCGTTTTTTACTGGAAAAGGATCGGCAACTGCTCGTTGTACGCAGTCAGGCCGGGAGCAAGCTTGATGAGACGTTACGCTACGAAAAAGCTCGACAGGCATTGGCCAACAGTGAGTTGGTACTGCACATCGAGGACGCCGACGTTCAGCTATTCAAACTGCCGGACAATTCGGACGTCCGCCAATGCAAGGCGTTGCTGCGCGAGCTACCAGACGTACGCTTCGCCGGCAGTGCCCTGGTCGATCCTCATACCCGGGAACCTGTTTTCTACACCGAAAACATTTTCCTGAAATTCGTCGATCGACTCACTGCGACAGAGTGCCTGGTTATCCTCGATGAGTTGGGTCTGACCATCAAACAGCAGGCTCCCTACGCGACCAATGCCTTCTTCGTACATCCCACACATTGTCGCGGCACTGAAGTCTGCTCATTCACCCTTCAATTGCTCGAACGTCAGGACGTCGACTACTGCCACCCGGAAATACTGCGTCCTGGGCAACGCCGGGCGATCCATGACAACCAATGGCACCTGAAGAGAACTACCGTCACCTATCAAGCTCAGGTCGATGCCAGCGCCAATGTCGAGGCAGCCCATGCCTTGGCCCTGGGTGAAGGCATCGTGATCGCGATCATCGACGATGCCTTTGATATCGATCACCCCGAGTTCGCCGGTACCGGCAAAATCATCGGCGCGAAAAACTTTGACCGTCGTAACGCCAGTCAAGACCCACGGCCGAAAAATCCCCTTGAGCGCCACGGGACTGCGGCCGCCGGTGTTGCATGCGCCAATGGTGAAGCCGGCGTCAGCGGCGTGGCCCCTCGAGCCAGTCTCATGCCGTTGAAACTGACCAGGCCACTAGGCACCCGGGCCGAAGCAGACGCGTTTTTTCTGGGCCGCGGACCAAGGGGCCGATATCATTTCCTGCAGTTGGGGGCCGCCGGAAGGACATTGGGCTGA
- a CDS encoding amino acid ABC transporter ATP-binding protein encodes MSEAIKQPVSPEGIIQMQGVNKWYGQFHVLKDINLNVKQGERIVLCGPSGSGKSTTIRCLNRLEEHQQGRIVVDGVELTNDLKQIEAIRREVGMVFQHFNLFPHLTILQNCTLAPMWVRKMPKRKAEEIAMHYLERVRIPEQAHKYPGQLSGGQQQRVAIARALCMKPKIMLFDEPTSALDPEMVKEVLDTMIGLAEDGMTMLCVTHEMGFARTVANRVIFMDKGEIVEQAAPNDFFDKPQNERTKLFLSQILH; translated from the coding sequence ATGAGCGAAGCAATCAAACAGCCTGTGAGCCCTGAAGGCATTATTCAGATGCAGGGCGTGAACAAGTGGTACGGTCAGTTTCACGTACTCAAGGACATCAATCTCAACGTCAAGCAGGGCGAGCGTATCGTGCTGTGCGGCCCGTCGGGTTCCGGCAAGTCCACCACCATCCGCTGCCTCAATCGTCTGGAAGAACACCAGCAAGGCCGCATCGTGGTCGATGGCGTGGAGCTGACCAACGACCTCAAGCAGATCGAAGCGATCCGTCGTGAAGTCGGCATGGTGTTCCAGCACTTCAACCTGTTCCCGCACCTGACCATCTTGCAGAACTGCACGCTGGCGCCGATGTGGGTACGCAAGATGCCCAAGCGCAAGGCCGAGGAAATTGCCATGCACTACCTGGAACGCGTACGCATTCCGGAGCAGGCGCACAAGTACCCGGGGCAACTGTCCGGTGGTCAGCAACAGCGTGTGGCGATCGCTCGCGCGCTGTGCATGAAGCCGAAGATCATGCTGTTCGACGAGCCGACCTCGGCACTCGACCCGGAGATGGTGAAAGAGGTACTGGACACCATGATCGGCCTGGCCGAAGACGGCATGACCATGCTCTGCGTGACCCACGAAATGGGCTTCGCCCGCACCGTGGCCAACCGCGTGATCTTCATGGACAAGGGCGAAATCGTCGAGCAGGCTGCACCGAACGACTTCTTCGACAAGCCGCAGAATGAACGCACCAAGCTGTTCCTGAGCCAGATCCTGCATTGA